The sequence ATACTGCAAGCCCTGCGAGTCCTTCTGGACCGAGACCCAGCTCGTGGACGGCAAGTGCCCCGACTGCGGCCGGGAGGTGGTGGACGCCGAGGAGGAGGCTTACTTCTTCAAGCTGTCCAAGTACGCCGACCGCATCCAGCACCTGCTGGAGGATACCGACTTCCTCGAGCCCCGCAGCCGGGTCAACGAGATGGTCAACAACTTCATCAAGCCCGGCCTGGAGGACCTTTGCGTCTCCCGGACCAGCTTTTCCTGGGGCGTGCCCGTGGATTTCGACCCGGGCCACGTGGTGTACGTCTGGATCGACGCCCTGTCGAACTACATCAACGCCCTGGGCTACGACAATGAGAAGTACCACGACTTTGACCAGTTCTGGCCCGCCGACGTGCACTTCGTGGGCAAGGAGATCGTCCGCTTTCACTCCATCATCTGGCCCGCCATCCTGATGGCTCTGGACCTGCCCCTGCCCAAGAAGGTGTACGGCCACGGCTGGCTGCTGCTGGACGGCGGCAAAATGAGCAAGTCCAAGGGCAACGTGGTGGACCCCTACCTGCTGGCCGAGCGCTATGGCGTGGACGCCCTGCGGTACTTCCTGCTGCGGGAGTTCCCCTTCGGCTCCGACGGCAACTTCTCCAACGAGGCCCTTATCACCCGCATCAATACCGACCTGGCCAACGACCTGGGCAACCTGGTCTCCCGCACGGTGTCCATGGTGGGCAAGTACTTCCCAGGCGGCAAGCTGCCCGCCGCCCAGACCGCCGATCCTCTGGACGACGAGCTGGCGGCCCTGGGGGCCGGCCTGCGGGAGAAATACGAGGCCCAGATGGAAAAATACGCCTTCCAGAATGCCCTGATAGAGGTCTTTACCGTCATCGGCCGGGCCAACAAGTATATCGACGAGAACAAGCCCTGGGTGCTGGCCAAGGACCTGGAGGCCAACGGCCCCCGTCTGGCCCGGGTGATGTATAACCTGCTGGAGTCCATCCGCATATCCGCCGTGCTGCTCACCCCCTTTATGCCCCAGACCTGTGAGAAGATCTTTGCCCAGATCGGGGCGGACGCCTCTCTTCAGACCTGGGAGAGCGCCGGCGCCTGGGGCCGGCTGCCTGCCGACGCCCAGGTCAGCCGGGGGGACAACCTCTTCCCCCGCATCGACGTGAAGAAGGAGCTGGAGGAGCTGGAGAAAGCGTCTGAGGCGGCCAAGCAGGCAGCCCAGGACGCCAAGGAGCCAGAGTATATCACCATCGACGACTTTGCCAAGGTGAAGTTCCTGACCTGCAAGGTGCTGGAGTGCGACGCGGTGAAGAAGTCCAAGAAGCTGCTCCGCTTCACCCTGGACTGCGGCGAGGGCCAGACCCGGCAAATCCTCTCCGGCATCCACGAGTATTACGAGCCCGAGGACCTGGTGGGCAAGACCCTGGTGGCCTGCGTCAATCTGGCCCCCCGAAAGATGATGGGCCTGGAGTCCAACGGGATGCTCATTTCCGCCGTGAAGGAGATCGACGGCAAGGAGCAGCTCCACCTGCTGATGCTGGACGACAAGGTGCCCGCCGGCTTTGAGCTGTGCTGACCGGACAACGAAAGAGCTCGCCCCCGACCGGGGCGGGCTCTTTTGTTATTTGGGATCGGGACCCATGGCCTGGAGCAACTGGTCCACCGCCGCCCGCTGTTCGTCGTTCAGGCGGCGGTAGCCGCTGACCAGCCGGCGCTCTCGCTCGGTCAGGTCCATGGAAACAACGGCCAGGGCTTCGCCGTTGAGCAGTGTCCAGAGGGAGACGTCCAGCGCCTTGGCAATCCTCCGGGCGGCGTCAATCGAAGGGGTGCTCCTGCCGTTGACATAATCACTGATTGCACTTTGGGAGACCTCTGCTAGCTCCGCCACCTTGGACTGACTTTTGCCGCGCCAGTCCAGCAGTTCTTGCAACTTTTCCCCAAATGTCATCTGGATCGCCCCCTTTGTATGATTGCATTATATCCAGGTGGGGGGGCTTTTGATGTTTTGACCTAATTTCCAATAATTTTTACCGAAAAAAGATTGACATAATTTGTAACTCATTGTAGAATGGTTACAGTTTCCAAAAATACTTGGATTTTAAAAATGGAAGGAGACCTCCCGCTATGAAAGCAACCGGAATCGTAAGGACCGTAGACGAATTGGGCCGCATCGTCCTGCCCATCGAGCTCCGCAGGACCATGGGCATCCAGGATAAAGACCCGCTGGAGATCTCCGTGGACGAGGGGTGCATCCTCCTGACCAAATACCAGCCCTCCTGCGTCTTCTGTGGCGAGACCGCCGACGTGATTCTCTTCCGAGGCAAAAACGTCTGCCCCGCCTGCCGCCGGGCCCTGGCCCTTCTCTGACCCTCCGAACAACGGCGGGCCCTGACCTTCGTCAGGGCCCGCCTTGCTTTCTGCCAAAAAACATTGTATCATGGAACAAACCGACAACAGGAGCTGTAGACCATGTATTTCGACACCCATGCCCACTATTACGACGGCGCCTTTGAGCCCGACCGGGACGCACTGCTGGCCGCTCTGCCCGCCCGGGGACTGGCGCTGGCGGTCTGCCCCGGCTGTGATCTGGCGTCCTCCGCCGCCTCGGTGGCCCTGGCCGAGCGGTACGACTTCCTCTACGCCGCTGTGGGCTTCCACCCGGAGAACCTGGAGGGAGCCGCCCTGGCCGACCTGGACCAAGTCCGCGCCCTGGCCGCCCACCCCAGGGTCAGGGCCATTGGGGAGATCGGCCTGGACTACTACTGGGTCAAGACCCCCGAGGCCCGGGCCTTCTCCCGGGACTTCTTCGACGCCCAGCTCTC is a genomic window of Intestinimonas massiliensis (ex Afouda et al. 2020) containing:
- a CDS encoding helix-turn-helix domain-containing protein encodes the protein MTFGEKLQELLDWRGKSQSKVAELAEVSQSAISDYVNGRSTPSIDAARRIAKALDVSLWTLLNGEALAVVSMDLTERERRLVSGYRRLNDEQRAAVDQLLQAMGPDPK
- a CDS encoding AbrB/MazE/SpoVT family DNA-binding domain-containing protein, with the protein product MKATGIVRTVDELGRIVLPIELRRTMGIQDKDPLEISVDEGCILLTKYQPSCVFCGETADVILFRGKNVCPACRRALALL
- the metG gene encoding methionine--tRNA ligase; translation: MKDKNTFYITTPIYYPSDKLHIGHTYCTVATDAMARYKRLQGYEVMFLTGTDEHGQKIEDKAREAGLAPKAFVDNIVEGPRGVLDLWKLMNISNDRFIRTTDDYHMESVQKIFKQLYEQGDIYKGKYVGKYCKPCESFWTETQLVDGKCPDCGREVVDAEEEAYFFKLSKYADRIQHLLEDTDFLEPRSRVNEMVNNFIKPGLEDLCVSRTSFSWGVPVDFDPGHVVYVWIDALSNYINALGYDNEKYHDFDQFWPADVHFVGKEIVRFHSIIWPAILMALDLPLPKKVYGHGWLLLDGGKMSKSKGNVVDPYLLAERYGVDALRYFLLREFPFGSDGNFSNEALITRINTDLANDLGNLVSRTVSMVGKYFPGGKLPAAQTADPLDDELAALGAGLREKYEAQMEKYAFQNALIEVFTVIGRANKYIDENKPWVLAKDLEANGPRLARVMYNLLESIRISAVLLTPFMPQTCEKIFAQIGADASLQTWESAGAWGRLPADAQVSRGDNLFPRIDVKKELEELEKASEAAKQAAQDAKEPEYITIDDFAKVKFLTCKVLECDAVKKSKKLLRFTLDCGEGQTRQILSGIHEYYEPEDLVGKTLVACVNLAPRKMMGLESNGMLISAVKEIDGKEQLHLLMLDDKVPAGFELC